The Muricauda sp. SCSIO 65647 genome includes a region encoding these proteins:
- a CDS encoding LptE family protein, producing the protein MKRRITIIAILFIGLALNGCGAYNFSGASTGTAESFQVNFFQNLADQNPGSTFEPQLDRDFTIALQDLIANLTSLTLTNSNGDLLYEGEIVEYRVAPMTATANQTAAQNRLTMTVQVRFYNKTKEDSDFDRRFSFFYDFDASQLLESVKSEAHEVLFERITQDIFNASLADW; encoded by the coding sequence ATGAAAAGAAGAATAACGATAATCGCAATACTGTTCATAGGCTTGGCTTTGAACGGATGTGGAGCTTACAATTTTTCAGGTGCCAGTACGGGAACCGCAGAAAGTTTTCAAGTCAATTTTTTTCAAAACCTTGCCGATCAAAACCCAGGCTCGACCTTTGAGCCCCAATTAGATCGTGATTTCACCATCGCCTTGCAAGATTTGATCGCCAATTTGACCAGTTTGACACTGACCAACAGCAACGGCGACCTGTTATATGAAGGTGAAATCGTCGAATATCGAGTTGCGCCGATGACGGCCACAGCCAACCAGACCGCCGCACAAAACCGACTGACCATGACCGTTCAGGTACGGTTCTACAACAAGACCAAAGAAGATTCCGATTTCGATAGACGATTTTCGTTTTTCTATGATTTTGATGCCTCCCAATTGTTGGAATCGGTAAAAAGTGAGGCTCACGAAGTGCTTTTCGAGCGAATCACCCAAGATATTTTTAATGCCTCATTGGCCGATTGGTAA
- a CDS encoding sigma-54 interaction domain-containing protein — protein MENVQVIKQRFELIGNDVKLNRALEKAIQVAPTDISVLVTGESGVGKEAIPKIIHSLSHRKHAKYIAVNCGAIPEGTIDSELFGHEKGAFTGATQTRRGYFEVADGGTIFLDEVGELPLTTQVRLLRVLENGEFLKVGSSQVQKTNVRIVAATNIDMFEAIKRGKFREDLYYRLSTIEINLPPLRDRREDIHLLFRKFASDFGQKYKMPTIRLENDAIQLLLNYRWPGNIRQLRNIAEQISVLEEKRIVSAATLSTYLPNANASNLPAVVKSGKREGDFSNEREILYKVLFDMKSDLNDLKKLTLELLKNDDGQKVQEENEGLIRKIYGGKQADVSSDDSHAAEVLHLPEPVEQNTSSIPTTAPAQQEDRYSFAEEIEEEETLSLQEKEIELIKKSLERNNGKRKAAAAELGISERTLYRKIKQYDL, from the coding sequence TTGGAAAACGTACAAGTCATAAAACAACGGTTCGAGCTCATCGGCAACGATGTGAAACTGAACCGTGCTTTAGAAAAAGCCATTCAAGTCGCCCCGACCGATATTTCTGTCTTGGTGACCGGCGAGAGTGGGGTCGGTAAAGAGGCTATACCTAAAATCATACACTCACTATCACACCGTAAGCACGCCAAATACATCGCAGTGAATTGCGGGGCGATACCCGAGGGCACTATCGACAGTGAACTCTTCGGCCACGAAAAAGGTGCCTTTACAGGGGCCACCCAGACCAGAAGAGGCTATTTTGAAGTTGCCGATGGCGGCACCATTTTTTTGGATGAGGTCGGTGAACTTCCATTGACCACACAGGTACGGCTTTTGCGGGTCTTGGAAAATGGCGAGTTTTTAAAAGTGGGGTCTTCACAGGTACAAAAAACCAATGTGCGTATCGTGGCAGCTACCAACATCGATATGTTTGAAGCCATCAAAAGAGGAAAGTTCAGGGAAGACCTGTATTACCGTTTGAGCACTATTGAAATCAATCTGCCCCCACTCCGTGACCGTCGCGAAGACATTCATTTATTGTTCAGGAAATTTGCTTCCGATTTTGGTCAGAAATATAAAATGCCCACCATTAGGCTAGAAAATGATGCCATACAACTTTTGCTCAATTATCGCTGGCCGGGCAACATTCGCCAACTGCGGAACATTGCCGAGCAGATCTCGGTATTGGAAGAAAAACGCATCGTTTCTGCCGCAACATTGAGCACTTACCTGCCAAATGCGAATGCTTCCAACCTACCTGCTGTAGTAAAGTCTGGGAAAAGGGAAGGCGACTTCAGCAACGAGCGCGAAATTCTGTACAAAGTGCTCTTTGATATGAAAAGCGACCTGAACGACCTTAAAAAATTGACCCTTGAACTGCTCAAGAACGATGATGGCCAAAAGGTACAGGAAGAAAACGAAGGACTGATCCGTAAAATCTATGGTGGAAAACAGGCTGATGTTTCAAGTGATGACAGCCATGCCGCCGAAGTGTTGCACCTCCCAGAACCGGTAGAGCAAAATACCAGTTCAATACCTACGACAGCACCTGCCCAGCAAGAAGATCGCTATTCATTTGCCGAAGAAATCGAAGAGGAAGAAACACTATCTTTACAAGAAAAGGAAATCGAACTTATCAAAAAATCGCTCGAACGCAACAATGGTAAGCGAAAAGCCGCAGCGGCCGAATTGGGCATTTCAGAACGCACACTATACCGAAAAATAAAGCAGTATGATTTATAG